Genomic DNA from Nonomuraea rubra:
GCACTCGGGATGCTCTGAGGCCCACAGGGCGGCGACGATGCCGCCCAGCGAGTGCCCGGCCACTGCCGGATGCTCCATGCCGTGGTCGTTGATCGCCTGCTCCACGGACTCGACGGCTCCGGCCCAAGACCACGAGCCCAGATCCGGCAAGTCGACCGCCACCGTGCGTAACCCCGCTGCCTCCAGCAGCGGCGCAGCGAGCCGCCAGTCCGTGGACCTCCGCCCACCGCCGGGCAACAGAAGAATCTCCGTCATCGTGGCACTCTCCCGGCCCGGCGGCCGCCACTGCAACCCAATTCCGCCCCTCGGCTGCTGCAGGCCGATCAGGCGAGCGGGCACCGAGTAGCGGTTGGTGCGCACCGTGATCTGGCTGTCGCGGTCCACCCGCGGCGATGTCACCGAAGTCGACCTCTGCCTCGACACCCGGGCGATGCGACTGGGTGATGCACGCCTCCACCGGACCGCGGGCCGCCTCGATCCGGATCTCCGGGCGGCGCTGTGCGACATAGGCGCGAACCATCTGACACGACACCTCCACCGCGTCGTGCTCGCTCAGCAGGCGGTCGAAGATCCGCTTGGTGGTGTGGCGTTGCTTGCGTGGCGCGTCCAGGGCGGATGGCCGCGTACAGCTCGATCTTCGACATGCGAGGCACGACGGCTCCCTTACGGGCTGCAGCACCTCGATACTCTTACCGCAACCAATCGGACGCTGTCATTTCTCATCGACACACCCGAGCGCTCACGACCCCCGCTGTCACGGCTGACCTACAAACGCTGTCGCAACTCGCCTACAGAACCAGAGGTTGTTGCTGAACCCCGCAGCCGAGTGGACGATCTAGGTTCTCGGAAAGCGCGACCGCAGTCTCTAACCGCTGAAGGGGTAGGCGTGAGGCGCTTTGCGACCTCGCGCCATGCCGGTGGCGTGCCGCCCTCACGCGTGGCGACTGCCTCGGGTGATGGTGATCAGCACGAGAGAGCTCGAGACGACGCGCATCGATGACTGTGATGGGGACGGTCTGGCCCGCCGATGGGCGCACTTCCAACGACGAGATCGAGCGGCAGGCCACCGCCATGGCTACCGCGTCCGCCGAGCACGTCGGCGGGTTCGCCCGCGAGTCTGGCGAACAGAACTCGGGCCGACATGGTCGAATCTGTCCCCCGCCCCTTCGTCTTCAGGATATGAGCCCTCATGAAGGAGTAGCCATGTCCTCGGCAACCCTGCCGCCGGCACGTAACCTCCCCCAGCGACGAGCCGACACCCTTGACCGTCTGAGCAGCGGATTCCAAATGTGGCTGGCCACCGGAAGCGACGGTCACGGGGCACATCTGATTCCAGTCGCCTACGTCTGGAACGGCTCGGCCTTGACTACCGCGACCTTCCGCCGCAGTCGCACGGTCTCGAACCTGCGGGCGAGGCCAACGGCGCGGCTGGCGATCGGGGACACCGCCGACGTCGTCCTGATCGATGCCTACACGATTCTGCTCGACGTACCCAACATCGACGTCGCCTCAGCCGAGGCGTACGCAGAGGTATCGACGGACCCACGCAACGCCCCGGACATGTTCCTGTACATCCGCCTCGTCCCCAAGCGGATACTCGCGTGGAATTCTCTGGCAGAGTTCAGCGGCCGTACCCTCATGCTCAACGGCTCCTGGCTTGATGCCCCCGTTGACTGAAGCTTAGAGGTCGCCCCCGTAGGCCTGATCGTTTCCCGCTTGCCAACCATCGATACCCGGGGCCAGCTCGTGGACAAGTGGGCTGCATCCTTGCCTGTAGACGACCCTTCACATCTCGCCTGAGCGGTTGCCGGCGGTGCTCGCCGAGGCCCACCGGGCGCCGGCACCGCGATCAGCTTCTGCTGCGGCCTCACGTCGCGACGAGCAGCGGCATCTGCCCGTTTGCGTCGTCCTTGCGGCGCAGGTGGTAGGAGACGGTGGCGGTGGCCAGCGCGGCGCCCCAGATCGGCCAGAAGCACTCCGGCAGCCAGGCACCCCATTCGGACACGGCGAACCGGCCTGCGATCGTCCACCGAATGTAGGTCAGCCCGGCCACAGTAACGATGATCGAGACGAATGCGGCCGGGATGACCGCCAGCAGGGGCGGTACCCGCCTGCCGCGCAGGCCGGGAATCCAGCGTGGAAAGATCTCCCCCCACCGCTGAGTCAGCCCAAGGGTGAGCACGCCGCCGAATGCGCCGAAGGTCGCCAGATAGGCGCCCGCCAGCCACAGGCCGTCCTCGCCTTCGGCCAGGAACTCCGGGCTCACGCCGAGCGGGATGCCCAGCGCCCACGCCCACCGGGTGGCGCAGTACACCAGAGGCACCACGACGGCCACGTACACGGCTGTGCGCCCCCGCTGCGGGGTGAACCAGCGCGTACGGACCTGACTACGGCCATACGCCAGCGCCGCGGCGCCCAGCAGCAGTCCGCCCAGCACGCAGACGAGCTGATTCAGGACGGGCCATGGCCAGGCATCGGCGAAAGTGGCGCCCCCCAGGCTCCAGCCGAAGACCGGCGCCACCAGCAGCAGCGGCGTGTAGGCGACGCCCATCATCAGCCGCGAGTCCGGAACAACCAGGACCAGGATGACGGCGATCGGCCAGGCCAGGAACAACGGAGTACGACGATCGCTCCTGCGGGTAAGTGCCAGCGCCGTCACTGCGGTGAGCAGGCTGAATGTGGCAATCCACCAGCCGAAGCGGGGCGTCGTCCCGGCCAGGACCGACAGCGCCCCGTCCGGGTCCGGGTCTGAAGCGCCCCAGGGGAAGCCGGGCAGCCCGAGCGCCCACGCTGAGCCGAGCACGCCATAGGCCAGCGCCCACAGCGCCGCCGCGTAGCCTCGCCAGGCAGAAGTGATGGGTTTCATGTGATCAGCGTCGCCGGGTGACAGCCCTGCGGACCAGATGCCGTTCGGCACCTCCGGCCGCCGGCAAAGGTGCCGAACGGCACCTGCGGCCGGATTTCAGTATGGACGTATCGTCGGTCCGGTGAGCTGGATGTGGATTGCCGTGTCGATATCGCTGCTGGTTCCCGTAGCAGTGGCGGCCGCGGTGCTGTCGCGGCCGTCGTTGGGGTCGCGTCTGCCTGCGCTGACGTGTGTGGCCGCGGCCGGGTCGCTGGCCGTCACGCTGGCTCACGTCATCAGCCCTGCACAGCCCGAGCCGGGCGCCGCCGCACTGGGGATGATCGAGAGCCTGGCGCTCATGGCGCTGGTCGGCCTGGTCATCCGGTACGCGCCGGCACGGCGGGCGACTGTGGCCGCGTCTGCGGCAGGCATGGCCGCGGCCACGTGGCTGCTGCGTTTCTTCGCTCCTGCCTCGCCGCTGGAAGGGCTGGGCGCGTGCGTGTTCTGGGGGTTGGGTGCGCTCCTGGCCGCCGTTGTGGGAGGTTACCTGCGTTTTCTCGATGTACGGCAGACCCGCGCCGTGGCCGACACCCGCACCGCGTTGCGGCTGCAGCTGGCCAGAGACCTACACGACTTCGTCGCCCATGACATCAGCGAAATGGTGGCGCACGCCCAAGCCGGCAAGGTCGCGGGCGACCCGGTGCAGGCGCTCGAACGCGTCGAAGCGGCAGGCCAGCGCGCCATGTCGATGCTGGACCGCACCCTGGACATGCTCCACCACAACCGGCTCCCCAACTCTACCGGTGACCTCAGCGGCATACGCGAGGCGGCCGAACGCTTCTCCGCCGCTGGTCCCGCGCCGGTCCACCTGCGCATGGACCCGGAGGTGACGGTCCCGGCGGAGACCGCGGCCCTGGCCTACCGGATCGTGATCGAAGGACTCACCAACGTCCGGCGGCACGCGCCGCAGGCCAGCCGCGTCGACCTGAGCATCTGCGCTGGGGCCGGCCTCCTGGAGATCACGATGACCAACGATGGCGTGAGACGAGCGCGAAGCGGCCGACGCGGCGGGTCCGGCCTGCCAGGCCTGACCGCCCTCGTGGAGGAACAGGGCGGCGAACTGGTGACGCAGGCCGTATCGGATGGGTGGTCGATGACCGCGCACCTGCCGCTGGCACAATCGCCGGAGTGTCCACCCGCATCCTCATCGCCGACGACCAGGAAGGCATCCGAAGCGCCTTCCGCATGATCCTCGACGCCCAGCCCGACATGACGGTCGTGGCCGAGGCCGCCGACGGCCGCACCGCGATCGACACCGCCAAGGCGATCAAACCCGACGTCGTGCTCGCCGACATCCGGATGCCCGGAGCCGACGGCATCGAGGTGGCCCGTGCCCTGGCCGACACCGACATCCACGTGGTGATCGTCACCACCTTCCATCTCGACGAGTACGTCCACGCGGCACTGCGGCACGGCGCCGCCGGGTTCATCCTCAAACGCTCCGGCCCCACTCTGCTCATCGAGGCCATCAGGGCCGCGATGAACGGCGATATGCTCATCAGCCCGCAGCTAACCGTCCGGCTGCTACGCCAACAGGGCCTGCCGCACGAGACACCGACCGTCGTCCTCACCGAGCGGGAAGACGACATCGTGGCACTGCTCGCGCACGGCAGGACCAACGCCGAGATCGCCGCGGAACTCTTCATCTCTCCGGGCACGGTCAAGAACCACATCGCGGCCATCCAGCGCAAGACCGGCGCCAGAAACCGCGTCGCCATCGCGGCCTGGGCATGGGCAACCGGCAGAGCCGAGCCCTGATCGCGTACACCGGCCTTGGCTGGAGATGGCACAGCACGGTTCCTCATGCCCCTACGCGTAACCCAGCAGCGGAAGGAAGACCTCGTCGGTGACGGCGGCCAGGTCGGCATCGGATGGCAAGATCCCGAAGACCACGAAGTCGTCCCGCAGCAGGCTGATCGGCAGGGTGATCACCCGCAGCGGCCAGGGGCCGGGCGGGATCTGACCGCGCTCGGCCGCGCGCTTCAGCACCGTGGACATGGCGTCGGACAGGGCAGAGTTGGCGATGAGGTCCCGCAATCGCTGTGCCAGCCGCGGGTCGTGAACCGTGTCCGCGATCAGCCCGGACACCGTGTCGCGGCGG
This window encodes:
- a CDS encoding response regulator; this encodes MSTRILIADDQEGIRSAFRMILDAQPDMTVVAEAADGRTAIDTAKAIKPDVVLADIRMPGADGIEVARALADTDIHVVIVTTFHLDEYVHAALRHGAAGFILKRSGPTLLIEAIRAAMNGDMLISPQLTVRLLRQQGLPHETPTVVLTEREDDIVALLAHGRTNAEIAAELFISPGTVKNHIAAIQRKTGARNRVAIAAWAWATGRAEP
- a CDS encoding sensor histidine kinase, with protein sequence MWIAVSISLLVPVAVAAAVLSRPSLGSRLPALTCVAAAGSLAVTLAHVISPAQPEPGAAALGMIESLALMALVGLVIRYAPARRATVAASAAGMAAATWLLRFFAPASPLEGLGACVFWGLGALLAAVVGGYLRFLDVRQTRAVADTRTALRLQLARDLHDFVAHDISEMVAHAQAGKVAGDPVQALERVEAAGQRAMSMLDRTLDMLHHNRLPNSTGDLSGIREAAERFSAAGPAPVHLRMDPEVTVPAETAALAYRIVIEGLTNVRRHAPQASRVDLSICAGAGLLEITMTNDGVRRARSGRRGGSGLPGLTALVEEQGGELVTQAVSDGWSMTAHLPLAQSPECPPASSSPTTRKASEAPSA